A stretch of the Rosa rugosa chromosome 5, drRosRugo1.1, whole genome shotgun sequence genome encodes the following:
- the LOC133710963 gene encoding receptor protein kinase-like protein ZAR1: MKDSTVYSLFFFFFFCFGDFADSLTPDGLSLLSLKSAVDQSTAGSAFSDWADSDASPCRWTGISCMNITGFPDPRVVGIALSGKNLRGYIPSELGNLVYLRRLNLHSNNFYGAIPTQLFNATSLHSLFLYGNNLSGQLPPSICNLPRLQNLDLSNNSLSGSLDKGLNNCKQLQRLILAGNHFTGEIPAGIWSGMENLLQLDLSDNRFTGSVPEDFGDLKSLSGTLNLSFNHLSGKIPKSLGDLPVTVSFDLRNNNFSGEIPQTGSFSNQGPTAFLNNPLLCGFPLQKSCKDQAPSSPGNPNSSPGSDNNPKKGLSPGLIILISVADAAAVAFIGLVVVYIYWKKKDNANGCSCTGKTKFGANTEKSRLCCSCINGGFGNSDSELDPPERGRGEGELVAIDKGFTFELDELLRASAYVLGKSGLGIVYKVVLGNGIPVAVRRLGEGGDQRYKEFAAEVQAIGRVKHPNVVRLRAYYWAPDEKLLISDFISHGNLASAIRGRNGQPISLSWSTRLKILKGTARGLAYLHECSPRKFVHGDIKPSNILLDNESQPYISDFGLNRLITITGNNPSSGGLMGSALPYMKSSQTERANNYRAPEARVPSNKPTQKWDVYSFGVVLLELLTGKSPELSPTSTSTSLEIPDLVRWVRKGFEDENPLSDMVDPVLLQEVHAKKEVLAAFHVALACTEPDPEVRPRMKTVSENLERVGS; encoded by the exons ATGAAGGATTCCACTGTTTactcactcttcttcttcttcttcttctgttttggCGACTTCGCTGACTCTTTGACTCCCGACGGCCTCTCCCTCCTCTCCCTCAAATCCGCCGTCGACCAGTCCACCGCCGGCTCCGCCTTCTCCGACTGGGCCGACTCCGACGCCTCGCCCTGCCGATGGACCGGCATTTCCTGCATGAACATCACCGGATTCCCCGACCCCCGCGTCGTCGGGATCGCGCTCTCCGGCAAGAATCTCCGGGGCTACATCCCCTCCGAGCTCGGAAACTTAGTCTATCTGCGGCGGCTCAACCTCCACAGCAACAACTTCTACGGCGCCATCCCGACTCAGCTCTTCAATGCCACGTCACTCCACAGCCTCTTCCTCTACGGTAACAACCTCTCCGGTCAGCTCCCGCCGTCGATCTGTAACCTCCCGCGCCTCCAGAACCTCGACCTCTCCAACAACTCCCTCTCCGGTTCGTTAGACAAGGGCCTCAACAACTGTAAGCAATTGCAGAGACTGATACTCGCCGGAAACCATTTCACCGGCGAAATCCCGGCCGGAATTTGGTCCGGTATGGAAAACCTCCTCCAATTGGACCTCTCCGACAACCGTTTCACCGGATCGGTGCCGGAAGATTTCGGCGACCTGAAGTCTCTCTCCGGCACGCTCAACCTCTCGTTCAATCACTTATCCGGCAAGATTCCGAAATCGCTGGGAGACTTACCGGTGACGGTGAGCTTCGATCTCCGCAACAATAATTTCAGCGGCGAAATTCCCCAAACGGGGTCGTTTTCGAACCAGGGCCCGACCGCGTTTCTCAACAACCCTCTCTTATGCGGGTTTCCGCTCCAGAAATCTTGCAAAGACCAGGCCCCGAGTTCCCCGGGTAACCCGAATTCCTCGCCCGGATCCGACAACAACCCGAAAAAGGGGTTGAGTCCGGGTCTGATCATCCTCATCTCCGTAGCCGACGCCGCCGCAGTCGCATTCATCGGTTTGGTCGTAGTTTACATTTACTGGAAAAAGAAGGACAATGCCAACGGCTGTTCATGTACCGGAAAGACAAAATTCGGCGCGAACACCGAGAAAAGCCGACTCTGTTGTTCTTGCATCAACGGCGGGTTCGGGAACTCGGACTCCGAACTCGACCCGCCCGAGAGAGGAAGAGGCGAAGGAGAGCTTGTGGCAATCGATAAGGGGTTCACATTTGAACTCGACGAGCTGCTGAGAGCGTCGGCTTATGTTCTGGGGAAGAGTGGGTTGGGGATTGTGTACAAGGTGGTGCTGGGGAATGGGATTCCCGTGGCGGTGAGGAGGTTGGGGGAGGGCGGCGATCAGAGGTACAAGGAGTTCGCGGCGGAGGTTCAGGCGATCGGGAGAGTGAAGCATCCGAACGTGGTGAGGCTGAGGGCGTACTATTGGGCCCCCGACGAGAAGCTCTTGATCAGTGATTTTATTTCGCATGGGAACTTGGCCTCTGCGATTCGCg GGAGAAATGGTCAGCCTATAAGCCTCTCATGGTCAACGAGGCTGAAGATCTTAAAGGGAACAGCGCGAGGCTTGGCCTATCTCCACGAATGCAGCCCCCGAAAATTTGTCCATGGAGACATCAAACCTTCCAACATTCTACTCGACAACGAATCTCAACCCTACATTTCGGATTTCGGACTCAACAGACTGATCACCATAACTGGCAACAACCCCTCCTCGGGTGGCTTGATGGGTAGCGCTCTCCCTTACATGAAATCTAGCCAAACGGAGCGAGCCAACAACTACAGAGCTCCGGAGGCTAGAGTCCCGAGTAATAAACCAACTCAAAAATGGGATGTTTATTCATTCGGAGTTGTCCTGCTGGAGTTGCTCACAGGAAAGTCTCCAGAGCTATCTCCAACTAGTACCTCAACTTCCCTAGAGATACCGGACTTGGTGAGGTGGGTGAGGAAAGGATTTGAGGATGAAAACCCTCTTTCGGATATGGTAGACCCTGTGTTGCTTCAAGAAGTTCATGCCAAAAAGGAAGTGCTAGCAGCTTTTCATGTAGCACTTGCTTGTACTGAGCCTGATCCTGAGGTTAGGCCGAGGATGAAAACTGTCTCCGAGAATCTCGAAAGGGTTGGATCATGA
- the LOC133712915 gene encoding pre-mRNA-splicing factor ATP-dependent RNA helicase DEAH7 — MENGGNSEAIKLDKTTTTLEPENSSGGGLFVPGKDRVVYRPPERKSLLGLDVLAIAKREESKVEGGFKTPRERVASVVASLEEEENSESGVIDETGSDISTGVRSHSKRRYRGISASDTPRTESTVTEDGQVDDRYKSRYSGERFRTDVLATPSGSSHSVRSQSSYNRDDRGSDRRDHKGRSDRDDNDSERRDYQDSSRGDSWRERKRYGSDSKDYYGRREERGRYEQEYGGEYERKRGRYEGSKRTPGRSDWDDGRWEWEETPRRDGYSNTSRRHQPSRSPMLLGASPDARLVSPWLGGNTPHSGSAASPWDHISPSPVPIRASGYSSRSSSLKPGARSHQLTFSSENSQSFQGGEAFNTDSAGEHNYEISESMRAEMEYNSDRAWYDREEGNTMYDTSDSSSLFFGDDASFQKKEAELAKRLVRRDGTKMSLAQSKKMSQMTADNAQWEDRQLLRSGAVRGTEVQTEFDDEDERKVILLVHDTKPPFLDGRVVYTKQAEPIMPIKDPTSDMAIISRKGSTLVREIHEKQSSNKSRQRFWELAGSKLGDILGVEKTEEQVDADTAKVGEDGEIDFKEDAKFAQHMKNGEAVSDFAKSKTLSQQRQYLPIYSVRDDLLQVIRENQVIIVVGETGSGKTTQLTQYLHEDGYTVNGIVGCTQPRRVAAMSVAKRVSEEMETDLGDKVGYAIRFEDVTGPNTIIKYMTDGVLLRETLRDSDLDKYRIVVMDEAHERSLNTDVLFGILKKVVAQRRDFKLIVTSATLNAQKFSNFFGSVPIFHIPGRTFPVNILYSKTPCEDYVEGAVKQAMTIHITSPPGDILIFMTGQDEIEAACYSLAERMEQLTSSSNKAVPKLLILPIYSQLPADLQAKIFQRAEDGARKCIVATNIAETSLTVDGIFYVIDTGYGKMKVYNPRMGMDALQVFPVSRAAADQRAGRAGRTGPGTCYRLYTENAYLNEMLPSPVPEIQRTNLGNVVLLLKSLKVENLLDFDFMDPPPQDNILNSMYQLWVLGALNNVGGLTDLGWKMVEFPLDPPLAKMLLMGAELGCLDEVLTIVSMLSVPSVFFRPKDRAEESDAAREKFSIPESDHLTLYNVYQQWKQHQYRGDWCGDHYLHVKGLRKAREVRSQLLEILKTLKIPLTTCWPDTDVVRKAICSAYFHNSARLKGVGEYVNSRTGMPCHLHPSSALYGMGCTPDYVVYHELILTTKEYMQCATAVEPQWLAELGPMFFSVKDSDTSLLEHKKRQKEEKTAMEQEMENLRKAQAEAEIENKQKEREKRSKQQQQISMPGLNKRSSTYLRPKKLGL; from the exons ATGGAG AATGGAGGAAACAGTGAAGCTATTAAGCTGGACAAGACGACGACGACATTGGAACCCGAGAATAGCAGTGGTGGGGGATTATTTGTTCCTGGGAAAGATCGAGTTGTGTATAGACCTCCCGAGAGGAAATCTCTCTTAG GTTTAGATGTCCTTGCCATTGCAAAACGGGAAGAGTCTAAGGTTGAGGGTGGATTCAAAACCCCAAGAGAAAGAGTTGCATCGGTTGTCGCATCTCTAGAGGAGGAGGAAAACTCCGAGTCTGGTGTAATAGATGAAACAGGGAGTGATATATCCACTGGTGTACGCAGTCATTCCAAGAGGCGATATCGTGGAATATCTGCAAGTGATACACCTCGGACAG AAAGTACGGTAACGGAAGATGGACAAGTTGATGATAGGTACAAGTCTCGTTATTCTGGTGAACGTTTTCGGACAGAT GTTTTGGCCACTCCTAGTGGAAGTTCCCACAGTGTTAGGTCTCAGAGTTCATATAATAGGGATGATCGTGGTAGTGACAGAAGAGATCACAAGGGTAGGTCTGACAGGGACGACAATGATAGTGAGAGAAGAGATTACCAAGATAGTAGTAGGGGCGATAGTTGGAGGgagagaaaaagatatggcagTGATAGTAAGGATTATTATGGTCGAAGAGAAGAACGTGGTCGATATGAACAAGAATATGGTGGAGAATACGAAAGAAAGCGGGGTAGATACGAAGGTTCAAAGAGGACACCCG GCCGCTCTGACTGGGATGATGGGAGATGGGAATGGGAGGAGACACCACGACGTGATGGTTACTCTAATACCAGTAGGCGTCATCAACCATCACGATCCCCTATGCTACTCGGGGCCTCACCTGATGCACGACTAGTATCTCCTTGGTTGGGTGGGAATACACCTCATTCTG GTTCTGCTGCTTCACCATGGGATCACATATCTCCTTCTCCAGTTCCAATACGTGCGTCTGGATACTCATCCAGATCTTCAAGTTTGAAACCTGGTGCAAGGTCCCATCAGCTCACATTTTCTTCGGAAAATTCACAATCATTCCAG GGTGGAGAAGCATTTAATACTGATTCGGCTGGAGAACACAATTATGAAATTAGTGAAAGCATGCGTGCAGAGATGGAATACAATTCTGATCGGGCATG GTATGATAGAGAAGAAGGAAATACAATGTATGATACGAGTGATAGCTCATCATTGTTTTTCGGAGATGATGCTTCTTTTCAAAAGAAGGAAGCAGAGTTGGCAAAAAGGCTG GTTCGAAGAGATGGAACTAAGATGAGCCTTGCTCAGAGCAAAAAGATGTCTCAGATGACTGCTGATAATGCGCAGTGGGAGGATCGCCAACTTTTGAGATCGGGTGCTGTTAGAGGTACTGAGGTGCAGACTGAATTTGATGATGAAGACGAACGCAAAGTTATTCTTCTTGTACATG ATACAAAACCTCCTTTCCTGGATGGCCGAGTTGTTTATACCAAGCAAGCAGAGCCTATAATGCCAATAAAGGATCCTACATCTGATATGGCCATAATATCACGCAAAGGGTCTACTTTGGTTAGGGAAATCCATGAGAAGCAAAGTTCTAACAAATCACGCCAACGTTTTTGGGAGCTTGCTGGTTCCAAACTTGGGGATATCCTTGGTGTTGAGAAAACTGAGGAGCAG GTTGATGCAGATACTGCTAAAGTAGGTGAGGATGGGGAGATTGATTTCAAAGAAGACGCTAAGTTTGCCCAACATATGAAGAATGGGGAAGCTGTCAGTGATTTTGCAAAGTCAAAAACCCTCTCACAGCAACGGCAGTATTTGCCCATATATTCTGTGAGGGATGATTTGTTGCAG GTGATTCGAGAAAATCAAGTTATCATTGTTGTTGGAGAAACCGGTTCTGGAAAGACAACTCAACTGACACAG TATCTGCATGAAGATGGATACACGGTAAATGGTATAGTAGGTTGCACTCAACCAAGGCGTGTGGCAGCCATGAGTGTTGCAAAAAGAGTTAGTGAGGAAATGGAGACCGACCTTGGTGATAAAGTCGGCTATGCTATTCGTTTTGAGGATGTTACTGGGCCAAATACCATAATAAAG TACATGACTGATGGAGTTCTTTTGCGCGAAACTCTAAGGGATTCTGATCTTGACAAGTATCG TATAGTTGTGATGGATGAAGCCCATGAAAGGTCTCTAAACACAGACGTGCTGTTTGGAATTTTAAAAAAAGTGGTTGCCCAACGTCGTGATTTCAAGCTCATTGTGACCTCTGCAACTCTAAATGCTCAAAAGTTTTCAAATTTCTTTGGAAG TGTACCAATTTTTCACATTCCTGGGAGAACATTTCCTGTTAATATACTGTACAGTAAAACACCATGCGAAGATTATGTGGAAGGTGCAGTAAAGCAGGCCATGACCATTCATATCACCAGCCCTCCAGGTGACATCCTCATCTTCATGACTGGCCAAGATGAGATTGAGGCTGCCTGTTATTCCCTTGCAGAGCGGATGGAACAACTTACCTCCTCCTCTAATAAAGCGGTGCCAAAACTGTTGATACTTCCTATATATTCACAGCTGCCTGCTGACCTGCAAGCGAAGATTTTCCAAAGAGCTGAAGATGGGGCTCGCAAATGTATTGTAGCAACCAATATTGCGGAGACGTCTCTGACTGTTGATGGAATCTTTTACGTCATTGACACAGGTTATGGCAAAATGAAAGTATACAACCCTAGAATGGGTATGGATGCTCTTCAAGTTTTCCCTGTTAGTCGTGCTGCTGCTGACCAGCGTGCTGGGCGTGCGGGTAGAACTGGTCCAGGAACATGTTATCGGCTGTACACGGAGAATGCATACCTGAATGAAATGCTCCCAAGTCCTGTGCCGGAAATCCAGAGGACTAACCTTGGTAATGTGGTCTTGTTGCTCAAGTCACTTAAGGTTGAAAACCTTCTGGATTTTGATTTCATGGATCCACCTCCCCAAGATAATATTCTCAATTCTATGTATCAGTTGTGGGTCTTGGGTGCTCTTAACAACGTGGGCGGCTTGACAGACCTTGGCTGGAAAATGGTGGAGTTTCCATTGGACCCTCCACTTGCTAAAATGCTTTTGATGGGTGCTGAGCTGGGATGCTTGGACGAGGTTTTGACAATTGTGTCCATGCTCTCAGTGCCATCAGTATTCTTTAGGCCCAAAGATCGGGCAGAGGAGAGTGATGCTGCACGAGAGAAATTCTCTATTCCTGAATCCGATCACTTGACGTTGTATAACGTTTACCAGCAGTGGAAACAACATCAGTATCGAGGGGACTGGTGTGGGGACCATTACTTGCATGTTAAAGGGTTACGAAAGGCTAGAGAGGTGAGATCCCAGCTGCTAGAGATCTTGAAGACACTGAAAATCCCCCTGACGACTTGTTGGCCTGACACTGATGTTGTTAGAAAAGCTATCTGCTCTGCATACTTCCACAATTCTGCTAGATTGAAGGGTGTGGGGGAGTATGTTAATTCCAGAACTGGGATGCCATGCCATCTACATCCGAGCAGTGCTCTCTATGGTATGGGATGCACTCCAGACTATGTTGTGTATCATGAACTGATTTTGACTACGAAGGAGTACATGCAGTGTGCCACTGCAGTGGAGCCACAGTGGTTGGCGGAGTTGGGGCCCATGTTCTTCTCTGTGAAGGATTCAGATACATCGCTGTTGGAGCATAAGAAGAGACAAAAGGAAGAGAAGACAGCTATGGAGCAAGAGATGGAGAATCTGAGAAAGGCTCAAGCAGAGGCAGAGATAGAAAACAAgcagaaggagagagaaaaaagatccaagcagcagcagcaaattTCAATGCCTGGTTTGAACAAGCGCTCTTCTACATATTTGAGGCCAAAGAAACTCGGCTTGTAA